The DNA window TTTTTCTTGGAGAGCCTGTAAAGTATCTCACTCGACACCTTCTGAAGCTGCGGGTGCAGAAACAGTTCGGGATATTCCACAATGACAATGCTCGGTATCCGGTTCTCCCCCTCGATATAAGTCTCCAGCAGGGACAGCATATAAATGCTCCGCATACCTTTTCCCATATGTTCAACCGTATCCACCTCGCCGCGATCGTTGTTGTAGGTCTTCACCTCAATCTGGAACATCCTGTCGATATCACAGCGCAGCTCATAGAGGATATCGTCGTATCCCCCGTTTTTGTGGAAGTTCTCATTGATCCGCTCCACGAGGTCCCCCATGTTGGACTGATACAGCTTGTATTCGAGAAGTTTCCTCGTCTCGGCGGCATCGAGATCCTCGGGTTTCTTCTTGTTAATCAGGCCAATGCACTGAAAACAATGCCTGCATTCCTTGGCTCCATCAAAAAGGCAGCGGCCGGAACGGAGCTGATTCATCATCCTGTTGTCCTGAAACAGCAGGAGATCGTTCTGGAACATCTGCAGATCTCTTGCCGTGTTGATATAGTGAATCCTCGGAAGAACTTCCCGGATGCAGGGATTATCCTTTTTAAATCCGTCCGTATAGCGGACTTTCCCCTCGTAATTGGCGGTGTAGGTAAATTCCAGCAAATCCCCTTTGCAAGACGGCAGTTTCCTGTAAAATTCCTTCTCCCACACCTCATAGCGCTTATAGCGGCTCACGATACCGGCCTGGTGCATCATCCTGCGGTCTTCATCCGTAATCTGCAGGGTCACTTCGATTTCCACATTCTGCTTTGCCTCATTAAAATCAGCTTTCGAAAGCTCTTCCACTCCCGCCATGACGCGGATTGCGTCCAGAACGGAGGTTTTCCCCGTATTGTTCTTTCCCACCAGAATCAGGGCATTCTCCATGTCCCGGATCTCCATGTCCCGGATTACTTTATAGTTTTTGATTCTGAGACGTATAAACTGCATGATCTGCCTCCTTTCGGCCGTTTTACCGTTATTGTCCACAGCTCAATGCGGTATGGACAGTAACGTATTTCCCGCTGCCGTGCAGCCTCCCAAACATATAAACAGTTATGCTTTAGTATACTCTAAGCCGGGCAGGTTCGCAATGAGCTTTGAACAGAAAAAGGCGGCGGAACCATCCGATCCCTGCCGCCCGCCCGGTTTTTGCCGGGAATCCTGCTACTGAACTTCTTTTATAAGCACCAGCTTTTCCCCTGGCCGAATCTCATCCTCCGTCAAACCGTTCGTTTCCTTGATGTTTTCCACAGTGGTATGGAATTTCTTCGCGATTTTCCACAGTGAATCCCCAGGCTGCACAATGTAACCCACAATGCCCGGCATCTGCTGGAGCTTCTTCATATCCAGCGGCTCCACCTTCACGCCCGTGACCACAGGCTCGCATACCGGCTGCAGCACCAGCAGATCGGCGGCAATCACCGCCTTCACTTCCACAGAATCCCCTCCCAGCATCACGGCCGTAAGCTGTTCCAGTCCAAGGTTCATCTGCCAGATGCTGTCCGCATTAATGCCGTCGGCCTCCGCCACGCAGTGGAACGGTACAATCTCTGTCGTTGCTCCCACCGGCTCCGTGTCGTCGTCGGTTAAGTACAGCAGGCTCACTTCCAAAACACCTTCGATATGAAGTCCGTCCTCCCTCGGCTCCGCCTCATCCAGCTTCA is part of the [Clostridium] symbiosum genome and encodes:
- a CDS encoding AAA family ATPase, which codes for MQFIRLRIKNYKVIRDMEIRDMENALILVGKNNTGKTSVLDAIRVMAGVEELSKADFNEAKQNVEIEVTLQITDEDRRMMHQAGIVSRYKRYEVWEKEFYRKLPSCKGDLLEFTYTANYEGKVRYTDGFKKDNPCIREVLPRIHYINTARDLQMFQNDLLLFQDNRMMNQLRSGRCLFDGAKECRHCFQCIGLINKKKPEDLDAAETRKLLEYKLYQSNMGDLVERINENFHKNGGYDDILYELRCDIDRMFQIEVKTYNNDRGEVDTVEHMGKGMRSIYMLSLLETYIEGENRIPSIVIVEYPELFLHPQLQKVSSEILYRLSKKNQVVFSTHSPQLLLNFTNGQIRQVVLDSEYYSVLRQNTDIGEILDDLGYGAADALNVDFVFIVEGKQDKSRLPLLLEKYYSEVHDREGNLSRIAIITTNSCTNIKTYANLKYMNQVYLKDQFLMIRDGDGKDPEELAGELCRYYDEQNLRDVDRLPRVRRKNVLILKYYSFENYFLNPEIMAKIGIVKSEEEFYHILWQKWTEYLGRLRSGRKFVSALGRTPESEEDIKNNMELFKIHMRGHNLYDIFYGRYKKKEKQMLKQYIELAPREEFSDILDSIDNFLYFDSRKKMPE